In Debaryomyces hansenii CBS767 chromosome A complete sequence, a genomic segment contains:
- a CDS encoding DEHA2D00682p (no similarity) — protein sequence MVSCEISVAWQTICGKLPMRVKESKLNVCKLCFNHASKSHINHHLRTEHRVNCNFQRHVFRTTGYAIPNQKCGFSYLYREKEYTKPPTSMTTIEGPHTHLRHENEFLRTINTNLYYGKRYPQYLHSENKEESIPVFEAVKKYILQDRPHLKGTHPIYNRMLREGILKVPALFTTQVIYANYAGRFFCTFAKLCNNRIIEEVVTNPTDEVVKRAVMETIEKYIVVEEDTTEMFMKAVIISLMLPDDRFAQSKVRAKIFDGINYFLKLAIADYMLMRNNAKEIIKKSGESSIPCI from the coding sequence ATGGTAAGCTGCGAGATAAGTGTCGCATGGCAAACTATTTGCGGCAAATTGCCAATGCGAGTCAAAGAATCTAAGCTAAATGTTTGCAAGCTTTGCTTCAATCATGCCTCAAAGTCACACATTAATCATCATCTTAGAACAGAACACAGGGTCAATTGTAACTTCCAACGGCACGTCTTCAGAACAACCGGATATGCAATTCCCAACCAAAAGTGCGGCTTTTCCTATTTATACCGCGAAAAAGAATACACCAAACCGCCCACTTCAATGACAACCATCGAAGGCCCGCATACCCATCTTCGACACGAGAACGAGTTCCTCCGCACAATCAACACCAACCTATATTACGGAAAGAGATACCCGCAGTACCTACACAGCGAAAACAAGGAAGAAAGCATACCAGTGTTTGAGGCCGTCAAGAAGTATATTCTCCAGGACAGACCACATTTGAAGGGCACGCATCCCATTTACAACCGGATGTTGCGAGAGGGAATATTGAAGGTGCCGGCTCTCTTTACGACCCAGGTGATATATGCAAACTACGCCGGCCGCTTTTTCTGTACGTTTGCCAAGTTATGCAATAACCGAATCATCGAGGAAGTGGTGACCAATCCCACCGACGAAGTGGTGAAGCGAGCGGTGATGGAGACGATCGAGAAGTATATTGTGGTGGAAGAAGACACGACTGAAATGTTTATGAAAGCCGTGATTATCTCGTTGATGCTTCCCGATGACCGGTTTGCGCAGTCGAAGGTGCGAGCCAAAATCTTTGACGGCATCAActatttcttgaagttgGCTATAGCAGACTATATGTTGATGAGAAACAACGCCAAGGAGATTATCAAAAAACTGGGAGAATCTAGCATACCATGCATTTGA
- a CDS encoding DEHA2D00704p (no similarity) translates to MDNNTFPNSIRRYILERGGEHRDMDVDADIGLFGITSFNYRTLFDKSAHQNITHTEMVYKFFGIGNTSDVDLEPQSQKLYFKNHPEEWKELFIFFCVMPFTEYEFQGKDGKLLNPTTLHAIGSSHGTDNVLIETFSELEYESFNKIIPEGRLAFNLENILKTDIFSSNFNKDESKRIITNLLFLGLHMKYMLVTDVSSTDEDTYKEIFKEYLFNPICECVAALLYFEINVRTKNTAGRTGVNTKVPHQSNDIFHSHPDVVAYDKWKHRRSLAIVEVKKLPILKGEKVVDFTESRMVSFIIQVVAEMFSDHTNKGMLTDSYTTILIEIDIERSMEIVNQKLTGPGNCKFIALNYRILDCQSSGLTLRGGLISFIYEAFSANEYQLNYVKRGLDAIYDYVRKSDEEYLTYLDGLGEKADKIFKNNYNAFMRQLHVIEPKIGLGEFKRIDVQSGVTFNSQLFKVNSKDVKMYLKEDIDETVELIVKVFDPAKAKRDHNKYVIKKHDMFDNCRRAYLCEKRAYERLLPNFKFNSVYIAQKPVYGRFFIGNHYHALGPFIVLKYLAKETLPRDEETYEKAKEQLSIIHLYNIIHGDISPRNILYSQGKVYFIDFGYSEYTEDKLGSNPVSANPERIKSEHQQLCGIFGQPISKEYE, encoded by the coding sequence ATGGATAACAACACTTTTCCTAATAGCATTAGGAGATATATTTTGGAACGCGGCGGTGAACACAGAGACATGGATGTTGATGCTGATATTGGTCTATTTGGGATTACCAGTTTCAATTATAGAACATTATTCGATAAAAGTGCCCATCAAAATATCACCCATACCGAAATGGtgtataaattttttggaattggaaATACGTCTGATGTAGACTTGGAGCCTCAAAGTCAAAAATTGTACTTTAAAAACCATCCAGAAGAGTGGAAggaattatttattttcttttgcgTTATGCCATTCACGGAGTACGAATTCCAAGGCAAAGATggaaaattgttgaatccTACTACTCTTCATGCTATTGGTTCCAGTCATGGTACAGACAATGTCCTTATTGAAACTTTTTCTGAACTTGAATATGAatcattcaacaaaataatacCGGAAGGTAGATTGGCatttaatttggaaaatatcttgaaaacTGACATATTCTCAAGCAATTTTAATAAGGATGAAAgtaaaagaataataacaaaCTTGCTCTTCCTTGGTTTACACATGAAGTATATGCTTGTGACTGACGTCTCGTCCACCGATGAAGATACATACAAAGAAATCTTTAAGGAATATCTATTCAACCCTATATGTGAATGCGTGGCAGCactattatattttgagATTAATGTCCGTACCAAAAATACTGCAGGTCGAACAGGAGTCAACACCAAAGTACCACATCAatctaatgatatatttcattcGCACCCAGATGTCGTGGCGTATGATAAATGGAAACATCGAAGATCACTCGCTATCGTGGAAGTCAAAAAGTTACCAATCTTGAAAGGTGAGAAGGTGGTAGATTTTACGGAATCACGAATGGTAagttttattattcaagttgtTGCGGAAATGTTTTCTGACCACACAAACAAAGGCATGTTGACCGACTCATATACAACTATCTTGATCGAAATAGATATAGAACGAAGCATGGAAATAGTCAATCAAAAACTTACAGGCCCTGGAAACTGCAAATTCATAGCCTTGAATTATAGAATTCTAGATTGTCAATCATCTGGCCTTACGTTGAGAGGAGGGCTAATTTCATTCATCTATGAGGCATTTAGTGCTAACGAATACCAATTAAATTACGTTAAAAGAGGACTAGATGCAATTTATGACTATGTTCGTAAGTCAGACGAGGAGTACTTGACATATTTAGACGGTCTAGGTGAGAAGGctgataaaatttttaaaaataattacaATGCTTTTATGAGACAGCTACATGTCATTGAGCCAAAGATTGGACTTGGGGAGTTCAAACGTATTGATGTACAAAGCGGGGTTACGTTTAATtctcaacttttcaaagtcAACTCTAAAGACGTAAAAATGTATCTCAAGGAAGACATCGATGAAACAGTAGAATTGATTGTTAAAGTATTTGACCCTGCCAAGGCAAAGAGAGatcataataaatatgtaaTAAAAAAGCACGACATGTTTGATAATTGTCGAAGAGCATATTTATGTGAGAAGCGAGCATATGAACGGCTTTTACCTAATTTTAAGTTTAACAGCGTTTATATTGCTCAAAAACCTGTATACGGGAGATTCTTTATAGGAAATCATTATCACGCATTGGGGCCATTTATCGTCTTGAAGTATTTGGCTAAAGAGACTCTACCACGCGATGAAGAAACCTATGAGAAAGCTAAAGAACAATTGAGTATAATCCACCTTTATAACATAATACATGGAGATATAAGCCCaaggaatattttatattctcaAGGGAaggtatattttattgattttggataCTCAGAATATacagaagataaattagGTTCCAACCCAGTGAGTGCTAACCCTGAGAGGATCAAGAGTGAACACCAACAGTTGTGCGGTATATTTGGTCAGCCAATTTCAAaggaatatgaataa
- a CDS encoding DEHA2D00726p (similar to uniprot|P36032 Saccharomyces cerevisiae YKL221w MCH2) produces the protein MESTIRTDIEKSVPVSESKERLDGGYGWVMVFATFLFLFSTWGVNSAFGVYFSEYLKNNTFPGASRIDYAFIGGISFGVGLFSGPLVNYVHGILGTHLTILLGNCFQFTSIMLASWSVSLWQLYCSQGIMQSFGLALISLPALTLLTQWFTKRRALAQGLAVMGSGAGGVTFTMAMYKVMEVRNVHWALRAQAIISACLVLIGVALVRTRTKAVVFIPIDMPTLKCVGFWLLCFFNVTCVFGYVIILYTMSSYTTSLGYTQYQGAIVSTMVQVGFCFGRPLIGHVSDIVGPATITVFCYYMATIFTLAMWITARNYESLIMLALLEGTFIGAVFSTTAPIIVHLVGLRRVNVAFCMSWVFFGVASIFGEPVGVCLTDLLPNGNLDPNSFKKTAIFAGCSFFVCATFMLFLRGYLIARERIMEKFYSDEKSIDRLYVNVPARDVFNHLFVWSNIRA, from the coding sequence ATGGAGTCAACTATTAGGACAGACATAGAGAAGCTGGTACCAGTTTCAGAACTGAAAGAAAGACTTGACGGTGGTTACGGCTGGGTAATGGTTTTTGCAACCTTCTTATTCCTCTTTTCCACTTGGGGCGTCAATTCAGCATTTGGTGTCTATTTCTCtgaatatttaaaaaacAACACTTTTCCAGGAGCAAGTAGAATTGACTATGCTTTTATTGGCGGTATATCTTTTGGTGTGGGTCTCTTTTCAGGACCTTTGGTAAACTACGTACATGGAATATTAGGGACACATTTAACTATTTTGTTGGGAAATTGTTTCCAGTTTACTTCAATAATGCTTGCAAGTTGGTCCGTTAGTTTATGGCAACTATACTGCTCTCAGGGAATCATGCAATCTTTTGGCTTGGCTCTTATAAGCTTGCCGGCTTTAACATTATTGACACAGTGGTTCACAAAGCGTAGAGCCCTAGCTCAGGGATTAGCGGTCATGGGAAGCGGTGCAGGGGGTGTAACTTTCACTATGGCCATGTACAAAGTAATGGAAGTAAGAAATGTTCATTGGGCCCTAAGAGCACAAGCAATCATAAGCGCTTGTTTAGTATTAATCGGAGTGGCTCTCGTTCGTACTCGCACAAAAGCTGTTGTATTTATACCTATCGATATGCCTACCCTCAAATGCGTAGGATTTTGGTTACTATGTTTCTTCAATGTAACATGTGTTTTCGGATATGTCATCATATTGTATACCATGTCATCGTATACCACTTCATTAGGCTATACTCAATACCAAGGTGCTATCGTATCTACAATGGTACAAGTCGGATTCTGTTTTGGAAGGCCCTTGATAGGTCATGTGTCAGATATTGTCGGTCCGGCAACGATTACTGTTTTTTGCTACTATATGGCCACAATATTTACTCTTGCAATGTGGATAACCGCAAGAAATTATGAGTCGTTAATTATGCTTGCATTACTTGAGGGGACCTTCATAGGTGCAGTTTTTTCGACGACTGCTCCCATTATTGTTCATTTAGTGGGTCTCAGAAGAGTCAATGTTGCGTTCTGTATGCTGTGGGTATTTTTTGGGGTTGcttcaatatttggtgAGCCAGTTGGTGTGTGTTTGACTGACTTACTCCCGAATGGAAATCTAGATCCTAACCTGTTTAAAAAAACGGCAATTTTTGCTGGATGCTCGTTTTTTGTTTGTGCAACTTTCATGCTATTCTTGAGGGGATACCTAATTGCCAGAGAGAGAATTATGGAGAAATTCTACTCCGATGAAAAGTCAATAGATAGATTATATGTCAATGTTCCTGCACGAGATGTCTTCAATCACCTTTTTGTTTGGTCAAATATAAGAGcctaa